TCATACATCTTTTTGCCAGATCCGCAGCTACATTTGCAAAGGATTAAATGGCCGTCAATCGTAAACACGTGCGTACGTTTTCGCTGGTCATGACTAGCTGGACAATAAGTCCACGCAAGTGCGGCCTTTCTTTTATTTTGTGGAAAACTTACAAAATTTGAGCTAAAACCAGCAAAACTGCTAGATATATCAGTTTACAACTTACGCAAAATACTACTAAACACTTACCCGACAGTAGCAAAAAAAATACAGTTCCCCGCTGTTTGGGAAGCTGATTTGTCAAACAATGACCCGCTCAGGTAGTAATTAAGCAAACAATGATATTTGAAATTGATGCCTTATTACGGGTAGCGCATTTAAGCGTTTAACTACTCGATTGGCCTGTTTCTCAGATATTTGATCCGGCCTTGGTCATGCTCGCCCCACATCGGGACGATCCGCAGCACATCGTCGATCCATCGTCTGTGTATAAAAACTGTTCTGGGAGGAGTCCCCATGTTTAACCGGCAGAGCAAAGAACTGGCATTGCAGCAGGACCAGAAAATCAAGTTGCAAGACGCTTTCCTGACAGCCCTGGACCGGTCCATGGCGGTGATCGAATTCACGCCGGATGGCACCATTCTCTGCGCCAATGACAATTTCCTGAAAACCACGGGTTACGAGCGATCCGACCTGGTCGGCAAGCATCATCGGGTGCTGTGCGAGCCGGGTTACGCGAGCAAACCGGAATACGCCGACTTCTGGCGACAACTGGCGGCGGGCAAGTTTTCTTCCGGGCGCTTCAAACGGGTTCGCCGCGATGGGCAACCGATCTGGCTGGAAGCCACTTACAACCCGATCTTTGACGACCAGCACCGGGTCATCAAAGTGGTGAAGTTTGCCCAGGACATTACCAGCCAGATCTCGGCGCAAGAGAGCCAGCGCAATATGCTCAGCGCCATTGATCGTTCGATGGCCTCCATCGAATTCAATCTGGATGGCACCATCATTACCGCCAACGATAACTTTCTGCACGCCACGGGTTATCGGCTGGATGAAATCAAAGGCCAGCATCACCGCCTGTTCTGTGATCCGGATTACCGCAACAGCGTGGAATATGCCGAGTTCTGGCGTACGCTCAATCGCGGCCAGTTTGTATCTGGCCAATTCAAGCGCATGTCCAGGAATGGCAACGTATTGTGGATGGAAGCCACCTACAACCCGATTTTCGATACCGAAGGCAAACCGTACAAAATCATCAAGTTTGCCAACGACATTACCGAACGCGTGCTGCAGCAAGAAGCCGATGCCCAGAATGCGCGCCACGCCTATCAGATTTCTGAAGAAACCGACGCGGTGTCTGAGCAAGGCAAGCAGGTGATCCAGCATGCGGCGCAAGAAATGCACGGCATTGCCAACACGGTGCAAAGCGCGTCAAAGCTGATCGAGGAACTGGGCGTTAAATCCAGCCACATCAGCAGCATCGTCAATACCATTAAAGAAATTGCCGACCAGACCAATCTGCTGGCTCTGAATGCCGCCATTGAAGCCGCCCGCGCGGGCGAGCAAGGGCGTGGTTTTGCGGTGGTGGCGGATGAAGTACGCAAGCTGGCCGAACGCACCGGCGTATCAACCACCGAGATTGCCGGGATGACCAGCAAGATTCAGGAAGGCACCCGCTCGGCCATTCTGAGTATGGAAGCCTGTGTAAACCAGGCCAACGATGGCGTGACGCTGGCCAATCAGGCAGGCGATGCCATTATTCGCATCAGCGAAAGCTCCAAGCAGGTGGTACGCGTGATCCGCGAGTTTTCGTCGGTGAAGACTGCAAAAATCTGACGGGCTATCTAACAGATATACATGGCGGATATACAAAGAGGCATCCACGGATGCCTCTTTTGCTGTCTGCCTGCAATGCCCGCTGCAATCACCCGCGTTGCGCCATTTCGCTCCCGGCGTCATGCGGCAACTTGCGCGTGACCGGAATCGACAGGATCGAGAACAATCCGATCACCAGAAATGCGGGCCAGAAGTCAGACTCCTGAATATGCGTGTGCCCTTGCAGATGATTGGATAACTGCAGTGCCATCCCCGCCACAATCACCCCCAGCCCCAGCGACAACTGCTGCACCACGCTGGCCAGACTAGTGGCGCGGCCGGCGTCTTCACTGCGGATATCGGCATAGACAATCGAGTTCAGGCAGGTGAACTGCAGCGACGGGAAGAACCCGCCCAGTGCCACCACCACCAGCATCACCATGATCGAGGTGTGGCTGTTAAACAGGCCGAAGGAAGCCAGCGCCAGGCCGGCCAGCAGCGCATTGACCATCAACACCTGGCGAAAGCCCCAGCGCTTGAGCACACGCGGCCCCAGGCTTTTCATGAATAGCGCGCCAAAGGCCGAAGCGCAGGTAATCGCGCCGGATTGAAAAGCATTCATGCCCATGCCTTCCTGCAGTGCCAGCGGCAGCAAAAACGGCACCGAGCCCAAACCAATCCGGAACAGGGAACCACCCAGCACGCTGGCGCGAAAAGTGGGTATCTGCAAAAAGCGTGGGTCAAGCAACGGATGCTCCGCGTGCAACGCTTGCCGAAAGTACAGCCACAGCACGATCACGCCAACCAGCGTCATGCCGATAGCCCATTCCACCGGCACCAGATGGCTACCCAGCAGCGCCAGACCCAACATGGTGAACGAACTACCCAGCGCAGACACGATGAAGCCACGGACATCCAGCGGCTCCGGCGAAGCCTCACGCGTGTTGCTGATAAAGCGTCCTGCCAGATACAGACCCAGCAAGCTGACCGGGATGTTCACGAGAAAAATCCAGCGCCAGTGAAAATACGTGGTGATAAATCCACCCAATGGCGGCCCGATCACCGGCCCGAACAATGCGGGCATGGTCAGATAGCCAATGGCTTTAACCAGATCGGCACGCGGTATCGCCCGGAAGATGATGATGCGCCCGACCGGCACCATCATCGCCCCGCCCATACCTTGCAAAAAACGTGCGCCGACAAAGGCTTCCAGCGAACTGGAAACCGCGCACAGCAAGGAGCCCAGCATGAAAATGCCAATGGCAGAACGGAACACAGTGCGCGCGCCAAAGCGGTCGGCCACCCAGCCACATACCGGAATAAACACACCCAAGCCGACGACATACGCGGTGAGTGCCAGTTTCAGGGTAATGGGGCTTTGTCCAAGATCGCGGGCCAGTACCGGCAGCGAGGTGGAGATCACCGTGGCGTCCATGTTTTCCATGAACAAGGCACAGGCGACGATAAGCGGAATAATGAAGGGACGATGCATGACCAAAGCCGGAGGCACCACCGATCAAGTGGTACCGCATTGTAGCGATTGGTCTGATATGTCAGGGTAACAGGCTGTAAGTTTGCACAGAGATACAGTTAACGGCTGGCCGGACAATAACGACGCATTATCCGGCAGCCCGCAGACCGTCAGCTTTGCAGTTCGGCCTCGAACCAGGCTTCAAGCCCACCCGCCAGCGGCAAAGCGCGGGTCCAGCCCATGCCGCGTAATTGCTGGGCAGCGGCCACAGCCGAGACATCATTGGGACAGCTGCAGTAGAGCACCACGTCCCGGTCCTGCAGCAGAATCGACGTGGCAGTGTCGATCTCTTTCAGGCCGATCAGATAAGCGCCAGGAATCACCCGTGGGTCCAGCGAACGCCCTTCCGCCGAGCGTACATCGATGATTACCGGATCGGTACCGGCAGCAATGGCTGCCTTTAATTGCGCCACCGAAATGCGTGGCATTTCTTCCGACAATTCTGCTGCGTGACGGCGTTTGATCACCCGGCCGATGAGATAAACCACCACCAGTGCCGCCAGCGACCAGATGGCGCCCTCGCCTAATTGCTCCAGCACAGCGAGGACCAGATCAAGCTGATTGCTGAACAGGGCACCCAGCCCGAGAAACACGACCGCCCAGAAAATGGAGGCCGCCACATTCCAGCGCAAAAACGCCGGTAATGACCAACCCAACGCGCCCGCCAGTGGCGGAGCTACGGCGGAAATCCCCGGTACGAACTTCGCCGCAAACAGCGACAGCCCGCCCCATTTCACAAACAGGGTTTCGCTTTGCCGCACACACACATCGGCCGACAAAGACACTTTACAGATCACGCCCAACACGCGCCGACCCAGACGGCGCCCGGCCATAAACCAGACCAGATCACCCAGCGCGCCACCCACGGTCGCGGCCAGCAGCAAACCCAATGCCATTTCACCAGACGCAGTTGCCAATGCGCCCACCATCACCAACAGCGGCGCAGCGGGCAGCGGCAAGCCCGCCCGCGAAATCAGCGTCACCAGAAAAGTCAGCGGTAATGCGTACTGCTGGGTCCAGCCCAGCAAAAAATGGATGTTCATTGGGTCACAGGGTGAGATTCATGCACAGACCAGCTATCGCGGTGGTTTATGCATCGATCATACGATTTTCCACTATTTACTGAGACATTTGTGGGCGGGCTGTGCGAACGCAAGATCATGCGCCGACTACTGGCTGGTCTGAAAGACCGCCGGTCATCCGCATTGCAGCAATTGGCCGGGTATGGCCGGGCAGGAGAAGGTCACAAACTGAAGAGCGTTGGCCTGGTTGGCCCGGGGAGACCGGAAAGACCGTCGTGTTCGAGCACACGACGGTCATCCAGATTATCAGTTATCGAATGCGCCACAGCTTGGGCGGGCTAACCAGTTCACTGCAGACCATCTGACGATGTTTGCAGAAGGTATTTGAAATCGCGGCGACCCCAGCCAAGGCGATCAAAGGCGAAATGAAGTGGCCAAAGTCACCGTTTGCCGCAGCCAACCGTAACACCGCGCGGGCAGGCGGATGGCCTTGATTTTGTTCCACAGCACCAGACTCTGGGACTTGGGCTCCTGAAAGCCAATGCAGCGCAGCTCCGTGCCGCCCACCGCATACAAGGTGGACCACCCCTCTTCCTGCATGGTGTAGAAGTCTCCCGACTTCAGATAACGCGGCACTTGATATACCTCTTCCGCCAGCCAGCGTGGCGCTTCGGCCAGGTGCAGATGCCCGGATAACACGTGCAGTGCCATGCCTGGGCGACTATGAAACTGGAAAGTCTGGCCATTGAGCATTTCGATAGTCAGAAAAGATTCGGGAAGGCGCGACATGCTGGCAATCTCCTGCGGTGGGATATGCCATACAGATTAAGGAATAGCACCGCCGCCCCACAGGTACACACGCTGATTTTGCGCAACGAAACAAGACCAGAACAGTGCATCTGTTTCGATGCAGATCAGGAAAATCTGTATCTGTTATGCCTCCGGCGTGCACCGCAGAATGGGGCATGGACCAATTGCCTATCTACCGCCAGCTCGCCAGCCACTACCGTCAGGCCATTGAAACCGGCACCTTGCGCCCCGGTGATCGTATGCCTTCAGTGCGCGCATTGATGGAACGGCATGACATCAGTCTCTCTACCGCGTTGCAAACCTGCCGCCACCTGGAAAGCCAGGGCTTGCTGGAAGCGCGGCCACGTTCTGGCTACTTTGTCTGCCATCGCTCCCGCAGTGCGCTGGCCAAGGTGCCCGATCCGATAGTGGCCCTGCCTGATACCGCGCAATACGTCGGCATCAACGAGAAAGTCTCGGCGATTCTGGCGCAGGCCATGAGCAGCAAAGTGCAGATCAACCTGGGCGTG
This genomic interval from Silvimonas soli contains the following:
- a CDS encoding MFS transporter gives rise to the protein MHRPFIIPLIVACALFMENMDATVISTSLPVLARDLGQSPITLKLALTAYVVGLGVFIPVCGWVADRFGARTVFRSAIGIFMLGSLLCAVSSSLEAFVGARFLQGMGGAMMVPVGRIIIFRAIPRADLVKAIGYLTMPALFGPVIGPPLGGFITTYFHWRWIFLVNIPVSLLGLYLAGRFISNTREASPEPLDVRGFIVSALGSSFTMLGLALLGSHLVPVEWAIGMTLVGVIVLWLYFRQALHAEHPLLDPRFLQIPTFRASVLGGSLFRIGLGSVPFLLPLALQEGMGMNAFQSGAITCASAFGALFMKSLGPRVLKRWGFRQVLMVNALLAGLALASFGLFNSHTSIMVMLVVVALGGFFPSLQFTCLNSIVYADIRSEDAGRATSLASVVQQLSLGLGVIVAGMALQLSNHLQGHTHIQESDFWPAFLVIGLFSILSIPVTRKLPHDAGSEMAQRG
- a CDS encoding methyl-accepting chemotaxis protein, which produces MFNRQSKELALQQDQKIKLQDAFLTALDRSMAVIEFTPDGTILCANDNFLKTTGYERSDLVGKHHRVLCEPGYASKPEYADFWRQLAAGKFSSGRFKRVRRDGQPIWLEATYNPIFDDQHRVIKVVKFAQDITSQISAQESQRNMLSAIDRSMASIEFNLDGTIITANDNFLHATGYRLDEIKGQHHRLFCDPDYRNSVEYAEFWRTLNRGQFVSGQFKRMSRNGNVLWMEATYNPIFDTEGKPYKIIKFANDITERVLQQEADAQNARHAYQISEETDAVSEQGKQVIQHAAQEMHGIANTVQSASKLIEELGVKSSHISSIVNTIKEIADQTNLLALNAAIEAARAGEQGRGFAVVADEVRKLAERTGVSTTEIAGMTSKIQEGTRSAILSMEACVNQANDGVTLANQAGDAIIRISESSKQVVRVIREFSSVKTAKI
- a CDS encoding VTT domain-containing protein, which codes for MNIHFLLGWTQQYALPLTFLVTLISRAGLPLPAAPLLVMVGALATASGEMALGLLLAATVGGALGDLVWFMAGRRLGRRVLGVICKVSLSADVCVRQSETLFVKWGGLSLFAAKFVPGISAVAPPLAGALGWSLPAFLRWNVAASIFWAVVFLGLGALFSNQLDLVLAVLEQLGEGAIWSLAALVVVYLIGRVIKRRHAAELSEEMPRISVAQLKAAIAAGTDPVIIDVRSAEGRSLDPRVIPGAYLIGLKEIDTATSILLQDRDVVLYCSCPNDVSAVAAAQQLRGMGWTRALPLAGGLEAWFEAELQS